CGCGAGGCGTGCGATGTTACGGGGCTGAGGCTTTTGCCTTCGAAGAGATAGGGGGAAAAGGCTTTATGAAAACCCTCGGTCGAGGCCACCGACATCGCGCCGAAGGTATCGCCGTGATAGGCGCCACGGAAGAAGAGAAAATTCTTCCGATGATGTACGCCCCGATTCTGCCAGCTTTGAGCGGCCATCTTCAAGGCGACTTCCACGGCGCAGCTGCCATTATCCGTATAAAAAACCCGCGGCAGCTGACCCTGGGAAAGGTCGACCAGTTCCTTGGCCAGAAGGCTCGCGGGTTCATGGGTCGCGCCTGCAAAAATGCAGTGATCAATCTTTCGATGCTGCCTCGCCAGGGCGGCTCCGATTTTTGGATGGCCGTGACCTGTGGAATTGGTCCACCACGAGGCGCTGGCGTCGATCAGTTTTTCGCCCGTGTGGGTTTTCAGATAGATGCCCTGGGCTTTCACGAGCGGCAAAGGTTCGGGTGCGGTTTGATGTTGGGTATAGGGATGCCAGCAGTGTTTTTTATCGTAGGCATACCAGGCGGAGATATCCACGGGCTTTTGCGTTGCCCCGATCACCGCATCAAAAAGTTCTTCGCAGGCTTTTTGCCATTCGGATCCAGGGGAACTTAAATCCATCCAGGGAAAGGCCACGAAACGGTGATCAGGCCGCATGCGGCGAAGGCTTTGCATATTGGCTTCATGCGGGGGACCATTCACAATGACAGCCAGAACATCAAGTCCGGCTTGATCAAGAGCTTCAAGCGTCAGGAGCGTATGATTCAAAGTGCCGAGCCCGCTGCTGGCCACCAGCACCACAGGCAATTCCATGCGCACTGCGGCGTCGCGCCAGGTTTCATTCTCATCATTCAAGGGAACGAGCAGACCGCCGGCGCCTTCCAGCAAAACAGAGACATCGGAGTGCAGGGCTGCGGCAATCTCTTCCACAGTCGGAGCCTTCATTCCGGCCGCACGAGCCGCCTGATCCGGAGATGCGGGGAGGGGATAGGACCAGACGCGGCCTTCGTAGACTTTCATCTTGGGGC
The Oligoflexus sp. DNA segment above includes these coding regions:
- the bioA gene encoding adenosylmethionine--8-amino-7-oxononanoate transaminase; this encodes MKLFVTGTGTDVGKTIVSAALMTGALRRGQPLQYWKPVQTGGQHLDRDQVHALCPKMKVYEGRVWSYPLPASPDQAARAAGMKAPTVEEIAAALHSDVSVLLEGAGGLLVPLNDENETWRDAAVRMELPVVLVASSGLGTLNHTLLTLEALDQAGLDVLAVIVNGPPHEANMQSLRRMRPDHRFVAFPWMDLSSPGSEWQKACEELFDAVIGATQKPVDISAWYAYDKKHCWHPYTQHQTAPEPLPLVKAQGIYLKTHTGEKLIDASASWWTNSTGHGHPKIGAALARQHRKIDHCIFAGATHEPASLLAKELVDLSQGQLPRVFYTDNGSCAVEVALKMAAQSWQNRGVHHRKNFLFFRGAYHGDTFGAMSVASTEGFHKAFSPYLFEGKSLSPVTSHASRLCPQGPAALPEGLKALENMFQLHGKDLAGVIIEPLVQGASGMNMQDITWLQTLGRLCREYQLPLILDEVFTGMGRLGSYFAFERAGLQPDIVCIAKGLTGGTLPLAVTLTSESMFEYFLDQDGSKAMLHGHTFTGNALACATALAALDIYRRERILDRVRAMEEECTLWIENRARAFDLVSPRAIGGILAFELPGSGPGDYFHPLAQKVPGVARRHGLLMRTLGNTMYFVPPLSIQSWEVRDALGRMERTLGDLHEGRSAE